The DNA window ataattctattccaaaaagaataacaaagaaggaacacaactataaaaagtgaccGAAAACGTAGGCTAAAAATAGTCTAACAAATTCTCctaaactagattcttactcgccctcgagtaagactAAGACTAACACTAAAAACTCGATTAACTAAGCTATCAGATAATTATATTACTGCTCGCTCATGTGAAATttctttcaattaactaaactagattttcaattctaaaaactctaacaattaattaggATGCTCATcttattgacttaagaacacaAAATGCAATGATTCAtttcttagagctcttacaatGATATCTCTGAGTATATACTCTTAGATAAGTTTTTCGACCTTTTGCCCAGTGAGAatagatcactatttatagggctataagctTTGAGGGAAAAGTTTTCCTTCTGTTTACAATGTCTATAATTGGTAAGATTACAcattaaatacaaaatacactGATCAAGGGATTCAGACAACTTGTCATATCTCTGTGATATAATCCCAGAATTATAGGGATCGCCTCTGTGACTCACGATGCAAGTGTGCCAATCGCTAAGTGTTGGCACGCTGTTCGGACAGTCCACTGCCCGACTAAGAAGGCTTCGTCCGTGCAGATATATGCAATGCTTTGTTTGGCATATCTCTTTCGAGCAGATATGTGAAGTCGATTCGACGTGTCAGCAGTATGTGATGCCACATCAGAGTGTCAAAATTAGGATAACACTaagttttttaacttttttcttttaattcatattcttaaaaaatatacttgtcaaataaaagtaaattatattttaaatactatgacaaaaaattaaaataaaacattatataaatttttttaaaaaaataaaaaatatatacatgagttagaaaaaattataaaaatgaaatcaaaataagtattgaaattaacataaaataatatgatCTTGTATCTTTGTGGTGATTTTGGCtaatgatcttccaagaaaataagacttaaggttttctaattttttctcttgATAAGGGAAGATGAGAATAGAATGGCTCTTGCTTATTGAGACCACTGCCACTATATAACCTAATAGGTCAttaattatagtatttttaatTTGGCCCAAAACATagaaatatcttttaaagtatCTACACATTTAGCTCATGACACTTTAATACATAATGACccacaattactaaaatgatcactttATTTGGGTCAAACTTTATATGGCAATACACACAAATACATATGAGCCCACATTAgagattttaatccaacaatgcACTTAGGCtacatatattttcttataGTGTATAACCTTATTAGCGCTTAAACTTTGCTATCATAATTATAGGTATTTCAAAATAATCTCGTGTATTGATTATACTAACATAGGATTAAAGGTATTtttctcaatcatttatttatttttcacaaataccactttttgtaattttaattctataaataccaaaattatttatttaataattaaaactaattatcaaataaaattgtcatttatattatttattaattagactcaataaagtctctcaattaataactaaaccctaaaattctatttcttcacaatcaagccatatcttagtgaaaaattcataacctagacatagtctaattttagaattataattgattaattaaaatcaattaactgagtcttacaagaagtttgtctcaactagtatggggaccatgagctatataatcgagcttccaataagcaaatctagaatttaccaagtaaattctctaacatattaattcatccttgcaccactatagatttagaattacattctcaattatataaaacgctctatatgttccacgatatagatacgctgtGAGATTATCCATTTGTTATCATCATAATaaccaatgatcctctatagatgatctacactgagtatggactaatttaccgttacacccttcaatgtattttatccttaaaatacttagctacttataaatgataacccagtgaactaatataatcactaaaatgagtactcaactatttatctctgttaaaccaagctcaaaggaaatcatcgtttgacTTCTatatccagatagaagctatagattccgtatctatgaacgctcccactcaattgaactaccatgtccttaacctatatgtcacgagaagaaccATTTGGTCGACTTTAATGAACAGGtttaagaacacaaataatgcaactgaactagaacctaaccatttcaggattaagatcacttgatctaagatcaactaggtgatattgaattaaatagatattacggtaagtttatcatatctgattcaagttcaatatcggtcccttccgatgcatactccatacatccaacccaagcttactttaaccaatgccctagaaaagacataacacttatccaaggtacaAGTAAACttcattgtagattatcatatcagttaaatactgtgtactgataaatcataggaatacatttaatcacacaatcttgattactttccactgtgttgacgacacaataaacaagaatatcaatgtgataaggatttggatgaatttataaattaaatgaacAAATAagtgatcacatgaaccaaataacacactaaataagtaataaaaataaatctgtttctttattgataattgaatagaaaagattatattataatagaattttatttaagcacaaaacccaacattaagTCCCGGTGCCTGAGCACGAGTATTATTGCCTTGTGGGATCCTCCTTTACGAATTGGTTGGGTGACCTTGCTCTGGGGTTTGGTCAACCCTTCTCTTCCGAAGGATAACATTTTCTCTCCTTCTGTTACTTACAAAGGTAAACCCCGTAGGTTGTGATGGATTGGTCTTCTTCTAGGGATCGTCAACTATGGCTTTCCCCTTCTCATTCATTGGTATTGACAGTCCAACTCCCAGATGATTGTACTTTCTAGTAGCCACTGACAGATTGGTATTGATTTGAACTCCAGGGGTAAGTTTTGATTGGTGGGAGGAACCTCTGGGTTGAGACCTCATGTTACAATCAAggtttgaaaataaatgagGGTTTCTTGTATTTGGCAAATGCCTCTTTTTACTTTGCCATCTTATCCTCATGGTTTAGGACCGATTTCTTTAAGCGTGTTACTTATGGGTCTTCAGAGAGATCCTCTATGTTTTCTAGGTCATAgtcctcctcctcttcctcgtCATAATCAccttctttttcattttcataatattAGTCTAGCGCCTTCTCCGTTAGGATTTTCTCCATGAAGTTCTTCAAGCTAGTTGATGTTTTTGAAGGGGTCACCACCCACCACTGACGCCTCTACTCCCCGCATGGTCGTCGGCTAAAAATAGAGGATTCAGAGCATCAACAATGGGATTTTCATTGACATTCTGAGTGGTTTGGCTATTCGACTGCACAATCGTATTTCTTGTGCCAACTATTATTGTAGATGACAAACAATGGTGAGAAGTTTTCTTCAGCtatcaatgaaagcaccaaattttttacaaagttatttagaaactaataattaaaagaGATTAAGCTAAAGAAAATTAGAATAAAGAGAGAATAACACACGATTTTTATGTGGTTGAGGTATTAATGAGTCTTAGTCCACAATGCAGTTTTATAAGCTCTTAGCCATGGATTTTTTTACAGCTTAaatgtacattttttttattgtgaacCCCATGCATGGAGGAGAAAATGTCATATTTATAAGAAACCATGCTTATTGGCTCAGATGGATTTAGGCCGTACTAGGTTTTTTATAGGATAAAGTCCATTGATGGggtaaaatacataaatttaacaTTCTTGTAAGCTATTGGACTGGGTAAGTGAAGCCCAATTCCAAAAAGCAGTCTATCATACCATGCATGGTACTGTTGACAATGACAGTAAGTGTCGTGCGCTGTTGTAGTGAAGGAGAATGTGAGAGTGGTGGCGCATTGCACAAAAAAGGTAACCACCTTTTTATCATGAGCCTTTCTAAAATTTGGCAAAGGGGACATGTTGCCAGATTCCTCGGAATTGTGTTAGAGACGTACCATATAAGCAACCTCCCGAATAAAAGACTATCCCAAATACTTTTTCAACTTCCGTTCCTGAATGACCCTTGAGGGTATCCTCCTTGAGTTCCAGTGTTTCTTAAATCTTAGGTAAATAAGTGGGGATGAACCATTTCTCTAAGAACACCATGTATTTGGAAGGTGGAGTAGGATCTAAACATGCTGTTCCGATTTACTTTCACTTAGGAGATGGATTGTTTTGTTTGTCTAACTGGACCAGGTATTTGAGTCCATACTTGATGGGCTTCTATGAATGATGACGTGACATTATTTCGAAAATACAGATTAAAGTAAGGAAaagattgaagaatatttaataaaataaatcataaataTTATGTGGGTGGAATATAAATGGCTATAAAATAAgtgatgataataataataagtgataTAGGTCTATAGGATAAAAGCCTTAAAATAACTATTTCAATTAAAATTCAGCAAAACattgctttcaaaaaaaaaaaaaaaacacaaatcagccataaaaaatactaattcaattaaatttctcagttgagttttattttagtggctAACAGTGATTTTTGGCtagaagataaaaaataaaattatattaaaaagaaagaaaaagaaaatgaacaGTGACGTGTCACGTTGTCGGAGACTGGGCACACGCCAtgtattttcattttcttttcttttttatttatttatttattttgaaggaATTGGCAGTGAGtgggaaaaagaaaacaaaagaaagaaagccctagaaaagaaaagaaaagaaaataacgaAAGAGAAAATTTCTCAAATGAAATGGGAAATGGAGATTGACGAAATCGAAGCTGTCCTGGAGAAGATCTGGGACTTACACGATAAGCTTAGCGACGCCATTCACTCCATCTCTCGAACTCACTTCCTCAACTCCATTCAAACTCACAGAAACTCCGACACGAAGAAACCCTCTGCTGCCTCCCCCAACGACGCCCTTCCCGGTCACCGAGGTTTTGTTTTCGTCAAGGACTTTCGTTTCCACCACGATGACGATTCCGCTATTCGGGAAGCCAAGAGTCTCAATGCCATTCGAACCGCACTCGAGAACCTCGAGGAACAGCTCGAAATTCTCCATGTGAGTTCTCctttttttagtttcttttggTTTTTTGTTTGTCTTCTAAGAAAATCGCATGAAATGATAGTATAAATGTGTGGTTTCGctgtttttgtttaatttctcTTCGGTTGATAAAGAAATTGAGCATGGAATAGGTAGACTCTGATATGGTTTGCAATTTGTGTTTACATATCTGTGGAATTCTTCAAAATTTAGTACAGAGGACATGAGTTTGTAATCACGCAAGCTAAAGCTTCACTTTAAAGCAACTAATCTGTATCGGCTATAGGAAGACTCTGTTTTTAGGTTTGAAGATTGCAAGTGTTGAAGTTTCAGTGGCACAATTGATTTTGTCATAaacatttgtgaaattaaaCAATTGAGGGAATCCATGATTAtatatagaagaagaagaaagtacTTATTTATCTAAATCAGTGATAATGAGGGAACTCAGAAACCTCAAAATGCCACATTTTCGGTGTAGTTTTAATGGTTTCAAGAGTTGAAAACATCTTATGAGAACTACAGATTActtttgttttatgttttaaaCATGTTAGCTTTGTTGGCATGAGGATGATAAATCTTGTTGTTCTGTCATCCTTGAGGGTGGTTAGAGACTTAGAGAAGCAAGGTATCACATTTAAGATTCTCATTTCTCAACTAGGGCAAAATCTAAAGTTCAATTCCCGGCTTCATGCGGGGCAGTTTGAGATAGGACTGTCAAACTTTgattcttttaattaaaagagGAAGGAAAAGTCTTCCCATTTTGTTTGTGcttgaattaaaaaatattagttgATAGATCAAGTGAGAATATTGATGGCAAGGATTATCAAACTGGACTTCTTTCTGCAATTTCTTGGAGGCAGGAATGAAATCCAGAGAAAACAGAGACCATCACTCACACATTTGAACACAGTAGGTTAAATATGGAATAGTATTGCTAATATTGGAACAACACACAGATAACACCCAGGTTCTTCGAGGGACCTGGAAACCTCTCTAGAAAACAGAGCTCACCATCACTCACACATCTGATACCCCTTTCTTCACCCCACCCCACCTgacaattatataattataatttaacaaCCAAAATCACCCCTGCTAACATTCCAGCCATTCTACACATAATAACAGCATGATGGTTGCGGCTCAATGTAACCCTTAATTCAATTCAGTTAAGGTCTGCTACACATGTTCTAATGTGTGCTCATTTCATTTGCACAAAGTTCCTAAGACCAAGAGCCAAAAGCTCATGAGAAAATGCTACTTCTGAGTTTTATTATGCACTTCCTTTATGCCTTTAAAGCTCtcttgcattttgaaaaattcatgcTATATCTAGCATTTTCCCCACTAAGCTCATTTTCTTTAATCCGATCTTCAGACTGTACAGGCACAGCAACGAGTTGAGAGAGATGCTGCCCTTGCACAGTTAGAGCAAAGCCGTATTGTTCTTGCAATGAGACTGGCTGAACACCATGGAAAGAAGTACAAAGTTATTGAAGAAGCTCTTGCTTTCGTGGGAGATGTCCAAGAAGCTAATCAATTTGTCTCTCCCGAAAAACATTATGGTTCTCCATTCAGTCCATCCGGTGAGAAGTTggaaagccatgaaagaaaGAGGTCTAACCTCTTGTATAACTTCTTcatttcaagttttaatttagtGAAGAAAACCCTTAAATTGGAGTGTTTCGGTGGTATTTTGGGAAACACAGCGCTGGTTGCAATTAGCATGATTGCATTGCTGCAAATGCAACAAGTAGCACACAGGGAAGACAATCAGAAGCATGAAGATATTGTCCACCGAAGGGTGAGAAAAGCATCCCGACTCCAAGCTTCCCCGTCACACGATAGTTTGAGCAACTTGGATGTTCTATTGGCTAGGGGTTAAAGTGATTGTAGTACCTGCTTTAGTCAAATATATCATGACAATAGCAAGACCccataaagaagaagaaaaagtttTGTACGttgcatttatattttttaacacgAGAGTTAAAAAGAGCAATTGATGCATCATTCGAGAATGCTTATCAAgccttatatttttcttttattagtgTTTCTTTAGGTTTTCCTTATACAGGAAAAAGAGTCTTGTTGCTTGTTTTCTTGAAGTATACAGATTATTAACCTCTTTTCCTATTGTCACTCGAAGCTTAATCTGTATATAACAAGGGCTGATTGATCCTATCTGTTTGTGAATTGATCTACATTCCTTATCAATTTTACACTAGtgtgatattatttatttattattttttttttgttacactAGTGTGATATTATTAATCTTGCTTCAACCTTATAATATGGGTAAACATATGGAAATTTGCATTTTTATGGTTCTTTTGGTTAAAGTTATAGAAAAAGTTGTTTCTTATGGTAACAGTTTCAAAAAACATATCTtatgggaaaaagaaaaaaatagttttccactcattttgaaaaaaaaaaaaaaatcattaaaaacaAGAAAGAGAGATATGTTAGATCAAAAATCGAAACTGGGTTCAGGAGTGTAGGGTAATAGCTTTCCAAGCCCAGTGTAATGCTGAGAATAGGATAGGCTTTGAACAATATTTTTTCTCTGAATAATTACACCacgaaatttctaattttttttacttttatatttttatattgtggggcgaaatttttttaaaaaacatattGTGTActatgttaagttttcactgttgttctacaattatttttatagttGTTCTACTGCTGTTtagttgttttgttttgtgtgtcactgttgttttataaaaatacagtatttttaaaaaaaattccgtattgtttgtaaaaattaacctaaattctagtatttttgtaaattttccttttttttcttaGCTTTTGGTTGGACTTGGGTATAAAAGTGATAGTTTTGAAATAGtgttatttctttctttctttaattCTTTTATAACTGGGATTTACACCTAaccaataaaaacaaaaaaccaaaTTCAACTTTTTGAAATGTATTCaaacaaattattaattttagtattaaaCAGAGTTTTCTATGAacatttatgaatttaattgataaaatggattttgatttaattttctttaatatatatatatatattatatatatattatatttacagACTGATCTActtttatatgtgttttttcTGATTATATTcttcatgaaaataatatataaacaaagtATAACATTATTGCCAAAATGATGTAAAAAACAACATTCCAAAGAAAATTTCCAATTCTTGAAGAAGTAATGCAgatatgtatttttgtaatatttctcattttgggtatttattaaaaaattctttaatttcattcattttaaagttgtagtttaaatatattttaacaattaaaatattatttttaaaaacttttatttgttttcttaatTAGCTGATTTATGAAATAAGAGTGTATTTTTATCACCTCCAACCATATTtcatatttcatttttatagTCTTAATTAAACCTATGAATACAACATTGGGTTCcgaaaattaatttgttaatttttgaaTGGAAGTAGATAACTTCATTAAGATAGAAAAGCCAAATTGGCAATTATAGCGGTGTTAATAGCATTAGGAACATTGCTACTAACAAAAGTACAATCTGACCAATAACAAGCACCGCGAGCCAGACAATGAGCAGTATTGTTAGCAGATCGCTTAACATAACAGACATAAACATATTTGACCAAAGAATTAAGCAAATTAAGACAGTCAATAATAATAGAACCAAAAACAGATTGCATTTCAACATTACGATCAAGGGCTTGAACCACCAACAGTGAATCTGTTAATTAAAGTACTTGGTAAACAGATAATGAGATAACATAGGTTCAAAAAACTCAagaataaactaaataatattttcaaaatcaagtaTACTTAATTAAAACgaatagtatttttgaaatagtaagaaaaacaaaataatatttttcaaataagaaTATGCTGTACAAATTTTTATTGCAATTACCTTAAATTTTGTTTGTAAGTTGCAACTACTCAACACATTTTtaacataattttaattaagaacACTATAGTGGAGTTATTAATCTACGAACTACATCAAATGGTgcttatatattaattagactcAGACAGAGTGACATTGTCATGAATTATTTGTTagtgttatttttcattttagggCTTCTCTTAAAATTTTAGACTATACTTTTCAGTTTTGAGTTATTtgtaaaactataaaaaaaaaagtactacTAAAAGAAATAAGCAAAAATGTAACATCATTTCATTATTTGTGACAATATTACAATAATAAAATGTCATGGGTTagcatttttcttttatatatataatataagaagTTATTTCGTTATTATTTGTGGCTAAAAAGTCAAAAATAGCAACTAGAGAAGTTATTTTTAACAGAAGGTTTTATGTTAGTTGATCTATAATAATTGTTTACTCCATTTATGACCACCATGCTTTTTTTTTAGCAGAAAAAGGAAACTTAGTTAATAGAGTTTTTAATAATTGAAGACATGGTGGGTTTGGAGGGAAAGAATATGTAAGAATTGTATAAACCAATGAAGTTAATATTACAAATATTCATGAATATAGAGTCCCTAGCTAGTGTATAGCAAGACAATGTAAAATATAGGTATAATTGTATGTTATAAAATTTCACAACAAAACAGTAAATATGcaacaaaataattcaaaattaaatacgTGTCTTGATAATAAATCCACTTTTACATTAATTCCGTATTAAGGAGTCACTCACTACAATATAGCCTCATgtgataaattaattaatattagaaaagttATCTACATTAATGTAGTAAAATCAACAATGTGACCAATGCTAGGACACACATAGTAACCTATAGCTAggtactagaaaaaatatattaagacagaaaaatatataaaataatagtaTTAACTCCTGTTAAAGATTGGATTAAACTGAACTGTGATATCAGAGTGGGTTAGATAGCATGTGTGCTGCAATTGTGGCTAGGAATCACTTGGGCAGAGTAATTCAAATTCATACGGATTCTCTGATGCATTGTGTGGAGAAGCTACGGTCTGCTGCTCGGCTATTTCGGTGACACTGGACATTGGTGCCAAATTTGTTATTGTGGAGAACGACTCGAGTGTAGTGATCAAGGCGCTTAGTGGGAAGGATCCTCATTGAGCTCTTGAAAATTatcgcttttttttttttttgtattagttCTTCTCTTTCGTTTTtcagttgtaattttttttatgtcaaTAGAACATGTAATTTTGCGGCTCATAACGTGGCCAAGTGGGCTTTTGCTCATTTGAGATTTGGTGATATCTCGGTCTCTTCTATCCCGAAGAACCTTCTATGTAATGACCATGatatctaattatttttttcttaataaaaagaaaacccTAAAAAGTTACTCAATGGTTGTATATATCTATTTTGGTAACTTTGGATGGGTAGATCTTATCAAGTTGGTTTCaacttaacttttttttcttgaaatctAATAAATACAAGCAGAAAAGTACTAAAGCAGACAGATAGGATAGTAAAAACACTACATCCTATTTAGTAGTGACTATACAAATCACACCTTATTACTTTACGTGGGATTCcaccacacatgatatatagttagttgttattattattattattattattattattattattatttgttcatACACACACAGAGAGATTTGAAGTCGTAGTCACACGAGTAAAAGTAGTATTTTGCATTTTTATAGCCAAATAAGTTTGAATGGAAATCCAGTCAAATAATAATAACCCACAAAAGGAGCAGTGCAAATATGGGGGCCAAAATCCCATATAAACTAGGGAAATTCTTTTTGCTTTCCCATGATATATAATCACAACACGTCTCAATCGGTCAGTTTTCACTGCACCTGACATCTATataatgtaaataaataaatacatgtcacatcaaactaattatatatatggtactctgttcaaaaaaaatttatatatatggtaCTACTCTCTTTAACACCAAATAATTACGATTACCAGTAAATTAACTAAAGTAATTATTAAGGTCAAATTGCTTAAGTAGATATTAGCATTAAGAGGATATAATGCCAAATTACAAAACTACAATATGACCTAAGAAATGTCGGAAAGTTGTTATTACTTTTTTGGCTCtgcttttaataaaataaaaattagagacAAAACCCAAAATCTCTATTATTATTAGCCTCATAATCCGATTATCTGTTGGGAAAAAACAAAAGGTTTTCCCTTTTGACTTGATCTCTATTGGTGCATGAATGATATAAACAACCAATAAAAATCAATACAAGTTGATATCTCTTCTTTGGAAGAAATGAGAATTGAGAAGACAATTAATTAAAGATAAAAACATCCTTTCTTAATTTTACCCTAACTTTTATCTAAAAAGTAGGTTATTAGAGATTTTTGTGTTTAAACTAAAGAATGTCAACTAAACATGGTGTAGGTCCTTCACACTCTCCCTACTAGTTTAATTgataattttaccattttaaaaaaataataataaagtatatatgtaagtatatgtttataaattatattccacaggttgtatatttttaattaaatactatACTTTTTCTGCCGTGTTTATGGGGCGTGTGTATATTATATACaacttttattatatattaatgtaggcatattattaatataaatatcttAGCTATGATTTTGTATGTATAATTAAAAGGCAACATATGAGAAAAAGTTttatattaaatgtattaatttgtcttttgttcaaattatttgtattatatatGAATTGTTCTCATCATTTTCATAAttcatatacataatatatattatataaatacatgTGAAAAGCATTAATATTGAAAAtgggaacttttttttttaagtgtatTGAAAATGGGATTTGTTTCTATATATCCTTTATTGTCTTTCTCATTTAGACTTTGATCTTTCACATACACAAAAGATAAAAGGCATTACCAATTAGCATGCATAATATGAGTACACATCACTCTATAATTTACTGTATTTATATCCCTTTACACTTTaagcttttgtttttttaatggtAAAATGGAATTTTTATTAATACATAAACCAGATTTAGTttattatatgtaaatatatattgctaaatcaaaaaaaaaaaaaaaaaaaactaattatgtcTATGTTATTTACAATAAGTAATACAAAGATTTTATCAACATCttcaattaaataatttataagctCTCAACTGTgaaatatcaaaataatataagaaaaaattaaatttaaatcttGAATGAACATGTGACAGATGACACTTATCAATAATAATTAGCaaagatataataaaaatagataaaagagACATCATTTATTCAAACTATAGAATAAAGGAGAAAAAGTACTTAATCAACATCAAGGACCCCTAATGAAAGATCAATCTATAGAATAAGGGGTTAAAATCAGTGACGACAGACTAAGGAAAACCTAGAGAAAAACCCTAGGCAACTTTCTACCAgcttttttatgtgtttttataaaaagattacTTAGTACTtaaaatatacacacaataaATTGGCACCCAAAACTAATGCAAATAGagtaacataataaaaataatcttAAAAAATACCTAAAATTTACAATATTCTTTTTACTAAAGCAGTATATATGATTAGGAAGATATCGTACTAAAGTAGTCgtctttatatatgtatttaactATGACATACATCATTGTAATTGCAATTTTTATACAAGGTGACGTGTGACACTTATTTAGATGAGTAAAAGTTGAGAACATTTTATAATCTGGATGAGCGGTAAGCTTCATGATATGTCGTCCAAGCTGATTTATCATTCACAAACATCGTTTGAAGAATAAATTGGAATATTCGAACATGATATATTACATTGTTTGACCAACATCAACTTTGCAGCCAGTTCGCATACACTGGCCAGAGCAAATGCGACTAGAATATATCTTCAGAGCTACTTTCCATAAATATTCAAGCATTCAAATCTCGATCACATTCCTGATTCAGTGGGAATAAGGGTAAAACTTCCTAGTTTCCATTTTAGTTTGATCTATTTTAGGAAAGTAAACAAGTTTTCCATTTATCTCTTATTTGTTTTGGGAAACCTAACGAGTGTTTCTATAAATAGTGGAGTTATTTCACTATTTAAGGATGTGAAATCAGTTATTCAAGAGATTAAAGAGAGCTCTTATGCTAATTTTATAAGCTTTCAAGAGAGAGATCAATAACTTTTTGTTT is part of the Cannabis sativa cultivar Pink pepper isolate KNU-18-1 chromosome 5, ASM2916894v1, whole genome shotgun sequence genome and encodes:
- the LOC115717128 gene encoding plastid division protein PDV1 isoform X1, giving the protein MKWEMEIDEIEAVLEKIWDLHDKLSDAIHSISRTHFLNSIQTHRNSDTKKPSAASPNDALPGHRGFVFVKDFRFHHDDDSAIREAKSLNAIRTALENLEEQLEILHAQQRVERDAALAQLEQSRIVLAMRLAEHHGKKYKVIEEALAFVGDVQEANQFVSPEKHYGSPFSPSGEKLESHERKRSNLLYNFFISSFNLVKKTLKLECFGGILGNTALVAISMIALLQMQQVAHREDNQKHEDIVHRRVRKASRLQASPSHDSLSNLDVLLARG
- the LOC115717128 gene encoding plastid division protein PDV1 isoform X2, with amino-acid sequence MKWEMEIDEIEAVLEKIWDLHDKLSDAIHSISRTHFLNSIQTHRNSDTKKPSAASPNDALPGHRGFVFVKDFRFHHDDDSAIREAKSLNAIRTALENLEEQLEILHTVQAQQRVERDAALAQLEQSRIVLAMRLAEHHGKKYKVIEEALAFVGDVQEANQFVSPEKHYGSPFSPSGEKLESHERKRSNLLYNFFISSFNLVKKTLKLECFGGILGNTALVAISMIALLQMQQVAHREDNQKHEDIVHRRVRKASRLQASPSHDSLSNLDVLLARG